From the genome of Actinomycetes bacterium, one region includes:
- a CDS encoding cyclic nucleotide-binding domain-containing protein gives MVVTSAELGAVPLFDGLDDEVLSTLASRFVVERHERGSVVVAEGEDARAFYVLASGRVTVTAGGRRVGDLGQGDFFGEIAVLGAGARTATVTAVEPVVVWALPTDAFRSLTMSRPAVALALRGVMTERLGQV, from the coding sequence ATGGTGGTCACGTCCGCCGAGCTCGGTGCCGTGCCGCTGTTCGACGGCCTCGACGACGAGGTGCTGTCGACGTTGGCCTCACGCTTTGTCGTCGAGCGCCACGAGCGGGGATCCGTGGTCGTGGCCGAGGGAGAGGACGCCCGGGCGTTCTACGTCCTCGCATCCGGCCGCGTCACGGTGACAGCGGGCGGCCGCCGGGTCGGGGATCTGGGACAGGGCGACTTCTTCGGCGAGATCGCCGTCCTGGGCGCGGGAGCCAGGACGGCGACGGTCACTGCCGTCGAGCCGGTCGTCGTGTGGGCCCTGCCGACCGACGCGTTCCGGTCCCTGACCATGAGTCGCCCGGCGGTGGCCTTGGCACTTCGCGGTGTCATGACCGAACGGCTCGGGCAGGTCTGA
- a CDS encoding DHA2 family efflux MFS transporter permease subunit — MTVGDATRRLTRGRGRISERTVLLVASFGAFLAFLDATIVNVAFPSIQRSLPGSSISSLSWILNAYSIVFAAFLVVSGRLADLVGRRRAFTVGVLLFTLSSAVCAAAGSVGFLVGARMFQALGAAILVPASLALVVQAFPAARRSHAIGLWGASAALAAGLGPPVGGALVEAGGWRWAFLVNVPVGLAATWAGRSLLVESRAPGRRRRPDLRGAVLSALALGLLTLGLVKSGDWGWGSAQVWACLLASAAFFGGFVLSSRNHPTPLLDPTLLRIRAFAVGNLSSLVAGAGFYAYLLTNILWLQYVWGYSVFRAGMAVVPGALVAALLAAALGRVAETRGYRLVVVPGALVWALAYVWYATQVPVTPDFLATWLPGQILSGIGVGATLPVLGSAVLAAVPGGRFATASAVNTSARQVGATLGIAILVIIVGTPSATSTTTLVDGLRHAWVFSSVCFVMTAALAGLLGRVRVDLTAEEVDDGSLPSVLLPVAASPAVAAGAGVTTTGLLSRLPEDVRKQLEADATEVHLAAGEWLFREGDPADDFYLLVTGRLEVSTGSVQLRQLGAGAVIGELSLLTGGRRSASIRARRDSRLLRVSRGAFDSVVREDRAALDALATVLAEQIQDGAVPERSSRPPRPSVVAVVGLVPEAPVAAVAEALRGALERFVEVLRLDAATPDGLERAEAEHERVMLVATDPEGEWWRRCVRQADHLVLVAPADTPPPAEPPLGRTGADVVLVGPRPATGAQVRAWAAATDAWAVTSTQSPPGVGDLRRLAARIGGGSVGVVMAGGGARAFAHIGVLHELSAAGIEVDRVAGASLGAVVAALWASGHSAQEVEDICYEELVRRRPFSDYTLPVASVAKGRRLEHALHRRFGNLAIEELPRRFACTSTDLQARTVHDMRRGRVVDALLASVSLPVLFPPRRDGPRLLSDGGILDNLPVRLLTDRDEGPVLAVNIGTGGSPTRPASGDTSETAGTVRVPTLGETLMRTIFIGSGRALAQAQAAGAVVVTPSTRGVGLLEFHQLDRMVESGRAAARAVLDQAPRFLS, encoded by the coding sequence ATGACGGTCGGGGACGCCACGCGCCGGCTGACACGGGGACGGGGGCGGATCTCCGAGCGCACCGTGCTGCTCGTCGCCTCCTTCGGCGCGTTCCTCGCCTTCCTGGACGCGACCATCGTCAACGTCGCCTTCCCCAGCATTCAGCGGTCGTTGCCCGGCTCCTCGATCTCCTCGCTGTCGTGGATCCTGAACGCCTACAGCATCGTCTTCGCCGCGTTCCTCGTCGTCTCCGGACGGCTGGCCGACCTCGTGGGTCGACGGCGTGCGTTCACCGTCGGGGTGCTGCTCTTCACCCTCTCCTCCGCCGTGTGCGCCGCCGCCGGCTCCGTGGGCTTCCTGGTGGGTGCGCGGATGTTCCAGGCCCTCGGGGCGGCGATCCTGGTACCGGCGTCGCTCGCCCTGGTCGTCCAGGCCTTCCCCGCCGCGCGCCGCTCGCACGCGATCGGGCTCTGGGGGGCATCGGCGGCGCTCGCCGCCGGGCTCGGACCTCCTGTCGGAGGAGCTCTCGTGGAGGCCGGCGGTTGGCGCTGGGCCTTCCTCGTCAACGTCCCCGTTGGTCTCGCCGCGACGTGGGCGGGCCGGTCGCTGCTCGTCGAGAGCCGCGCCCCGGGCCGTCGCCGCCGACCCGACCTGCGGGGTGCGGTTCTCTCGGCGCTCGCGCTCGGTCTGCTCACCCTCGGCCTGGTCAAGAGCGGTGACTGGGGATGGGGCAGCGCGCAGGTCTGGGCGTGCTTGCTCGCCTCCGCGGCCTTCTTCGGCGGATTCGTGCTCAGCTCCCGCAACCATCCGACGCCGCTGCTCGACCCGACCCTGCTGCGCATCCGGGCCTTCGCCGTCGGCAACCTGTCCTCGCTCGTGGCCGGCGCCGGCTTCTACGCCTACCTGCTGACGAACATCCTGTGGCTGCAATACGTCTGGGGCTACTCGGTGTTTCGCGCCGGCATGGCCGTCGTCCCCGGTGCCCTCGTCGCCGCGCTGCTCGCCGCCGCGCTGGGTCGGGTCGCGGAGACCCGCGGCTACCGGTTGGTCGTCGTGCCCGGCGCCCTCGTCTGGGCACTGGCCTATGTCTGGTACGCCACCCAGGTGCCGGTCACGCCAGACTTCCTGGCGACCTGGCTCCCCGGCCAGATCCTCAGCGGCATAGGGGTGGGAGCGACCTTGCCCGTGCTGGGCAGCGCGGTGCTGGCCGCGGTGCCCGGGGGCAGGTTCGCGACGGCGTCGGCGGTCAACACCAGTGCGCGCCAGGTGGGCGCCACCTTGGGCATCGCGATCCTCGTCATCATCGTCGGGACGCCTAGCGCGACTTCTACCACGACGCTCGTCGACGGATTGCGTCACGCCTGGGTGTTCTCGTCGGTCTGTTTCGTCATGACCGCGGCGCTGGCCGGGCTCCTCGGCCGGGTTCGGGTGGACCTCACTGCCGAGGAGGTGGACGACGGCTCACTCCCGAGCGTGCTGCTCCCCGTCGCGGCGTCGCCCGCGGTAGCCGCCGGCGCGGGCGTCACCACCACCGGATTGCTGTCCCGCTTGCCCGAAGACGTCCGCAAGCAGCTGGAGGCGGACGCTACCGAGGTGCATCTGGCGGCGGGGGAGTGGCTGTTCCGCGAGGGCGACCCTGCAGACGACTTCTACCTGCTGGTCACGGGTCGGCTCGAGGTGTCGACGGGTTCGGTCCAGCTGCGCCAGCTCGGCGCCGGGGCCGTGATCGGCGAGCTGTCCCTGCTCACCGGGGGCCGGCGGTCGGCGTCGATCAGGGCGCGCAGGGACAGCCGGCTGCTGCGTGTGTCCCGAGGCGCTTTCGACTCAGTGGTCCGAGAGGACCGGGCGGCTCTCGACGCGCTCGCCACCGTGCTCGCCGAGCAGATCCAGGACGGAGCCGTCCCGGAGCGCTCCAGTCGTCCTCCTCGACCGAGCGTGGTCGCCGTTGTCGGACTCGTCCCCGAGGCCCCGGTCGCAGCGGTGGCCGAGGCGCTGCGGGGTGCCCTCGAGAGGTTCGTCGAGGTGCTCCGGCTGGACGCGGCGACCCCGGACGGATTGGAGCGGGCCGAGGCGGAGCACGAGCGGGTCATGCTCGTCGCCACGGATCCGGAGGGCGAGTGGTGGCGGCGCTGCGTCAGACAGGCCGACCACCTCGTGCTCGTGGCGCCCGCGGACACGCCGCCGCCGGCGGAACCGCCGCTCGGGCGCACCGGTGCGGACGTCGTGCTGGTCGGCCCGCGCCCGGCCACCGGGGCGCAGGTCCGCGCCTGGGCAGCCGCGACGGATGCGTGGGCGGTGACGAGCACGCAGTCCCCACCCGGCGTGGGCGACCTACGCCGGCTGGCCGCCCGTATCGGGGGCGGCTCGGTCGGCGTCGTGATGGCGGGGGGAGGTGCGCGTGCCTTCGCACACATCGGCGTGCTCCACGAGCTGAGCGCGGCGGGGATCGAGGTGGACCGGGTCGCCGGGGCGAGCCTGGGCGCCGTGGTCGCGGCTCTATGGGCCAGCGGTCACAGCGCCCAAGAAGTCGAGGACATCTGCTACGAGGAGCTCGTACGGCGGCGGCCGTTCAGCGACTACACCCTCCCCGTCGCGTCGGTGGCCAAGGGCCGGCGCCTGGAGCACGCGCTGCACCGCCGGTTCGGCAACCTCGCGATCGAGGAGCTCCCGAGGCGGTTCGCCTGCACCAGCACCGACCTGCAGGCGCGGACCGTGCACGACATGCGGCGTGGGCGAGTCGTCGACGCCCTGCTCGCGTCGGTGTCGCTGCCGGTGCTGTTCCCCCCTCGACGTGACGGGCCGCGCCTGCTCTCCGACGGCGGGATCCTGGACAACCTCCCGGTGCGCCTGCTCACCGATCGCGACGAGGGCCCGGTCCTCGCCGTCAACATCGGTACCGGCGGCTCCCCGACCCGGCCGGCATCCGGCGACACTTCAGAGACGGCAGGCACTGTGAGGGTGCCGACGCTCGGCGAGACCCTGATGCGCACGATCTTCATCGGGAGCGGCCGAGCGCTCGCCCAGGCGCAGGCCGCCGGCGCGGTGGTCGTGACGCCGTCCACGCGCGGTGTGGGACTGCTCGAGTTCCACCAGCTCGACCGCATGGTGGAGTCGGGCCGCGCTGCGGCGCGAGCCGTCCTGGACCAGGCGCCGAGGTTCCTGTCGTAG
- a CDS encoding APC family permease, whose translation MTTFAEPTSDTLHERHRRHHLAHGSLNHLEVFAQSLAATGPSIAIAGTIPVAYLIAGDGTVWSFVIGTVIVLLASHSVAQFARRAASTGSLATYAASGLGPTAGFTAAWALVLGYLGIAAATTTGAVIYGGAFLDSIGVTISGTGVTLLLLLLAAAIGAYFPFRGVRLSTRAAIIFEVASLIAIVAVLVVTLVHVGFSVDGAQLRAHGSTISDISVAAVLAAAAFVGFESSSSLGAEARHPFRAVPRAILLTVLGAGILYVISSYIQVLGYKSVTTPLAETSSPLNALAAQAGVSWLGSIVDLGIVVSALACTTASLNAASRLLFNLGREQVLPVRLGDAHHRHQTPHVALAILTPVIFLIPAVLVLVGADLLDIFGWVATAATFGYLLAYLLVLLAAPRYLKRIGQPSAAVRITSILGILGIAFVIYKNLVPVPAYPYSILPYVFLGLLLVGLAWYAVIRRRSDRDPASLGSLVVHAHEVADESSARDTVDLDAATAVDIGSLSESTQTVSAGPDGSSR comes from the coding sequence GTGACCACTTTCGCCGAACCGACCTCCGACACGCTGCACGAGCGCCATCGACGCCATCACCTCGCGCACGGCAGCCTCAATCACCTGGAAGTCTTCGCCCAGTCCCTGGCGGCGACCGGCCCCAGCATCGCCATCGCCGGGACCATCCCCGTCGCCTATCTCATCGCCGGCGACGGCACAGTCTGGTCGTTCGTGATCGGCACCGTCATCGTCCTGCTGGCCAGTCACAGCGTGGCTCAGTTCGCCCGCCGCGCCGCGTCGACCGGGTCGCTGGCGACGTACGCCGCGAGCGGGCTCGGCCCGACTGCCGGATTCACGGCGGCGTGGGCGCTCGTCCTCGGCTACCTCGGGATCGCCGCGGCCACGACCACGGGCGCCGTCATCTACGGCGGGGCCTTCCTCGACTCGATCGGCGTCACCATCAGCGGGACCGGGGTTACCCTGCTGCTCCTCCTGCTCGCCGCGGCGATCGGCGCCTACTTCCCGTTCCGTGGCGTGCGCCTGTCGACCCGAGCCGCCATCATCTTCGAGGTTGCGAGCCTCATCGCCATCGTGGCCGTGCTCGTCGTGACCCTTGTCCACGTCGGTTTCTCGGTGGACGGTGCCCAGCTGCGTGCACACGGTTCGACCATCAGCGACATCTCGGTCGCCGCGGTGCTCGCGGCCGCGGCCTTCGTCGGCTTCGAGTCGTCCAGCTCTCTCGGAGCCGAAGCCAGGCATCCCTTCCGCGCCGTCCCCCGAGCGATCCTGCTGACAGTGCTCGGTGCCGGGATCCTCTACGTCATCTCCAGCTACATCCAGGTGCTCGGCTACAAGTCCGTCACCACACCACTCGCGGAGACCTCATCCCCGCTGAACGCCCTCGCCGCTCAGGCCGGCGTGTCCTGGCTCGGCAGCATCGTCGATCTCGGCATCGTCGTTTCGGCTCTCGCGTGCACGACGGCCAGCCTCAACGCCGCGTCGCGGCTGCTGTTCAACCTCGGCCGCGAGCAGGTGCTCCCGGTACGGCTCGGGGACGCCCATCACCGCCATCAGACCCCGCACGTCGCCCTGGCGATCCTCACCCCGGTCATCTTCCTCATCCCGGCGGTGCTCGTCCTCGTCGGCGCCGACCTCCTGGACATCTTCGGCTGGGTGGCCACCGCCGCGACGTTCGGCTATCTGCTGGCCTACCTCCTGGTGCTCCTCGCGGCCCCGCGCTACCTCAAGCGCATCGGTCAGCCCAGCGCCGCCGTGCGGATCACGAGCATCCTCGGCATCCTCGGCATCGCGTTCGTCATCTACAAGAACCTCGTCCCGGTCCCGGCCTATCCGTACTCGATCCTGCCGTACGTCTTCCTGGGCCTCCTTCTGGTCGGCCTGGCCTGGTACGCGGTCATCCGCCGCCGCAGCGACCGTGACCCCGCGAGCCTGGGCAGTCTCGTCGTGCACGCGCACGAGGTGGCGGACGAGAGCAGCGCTAGGGACACGGTGGACCTCGACGCCGCCACGGCCGTGGACATCGGCTCGTTGTCGGAGAGCACTCAGACGGTCTCCGCCGGCCCCGACGGGTCCTCCCGATGA
- a CDS encoding glutamine synthetase family protein, giving the protein MTTFAEPQVAGGELATDYLDVPLEQAIDRGWVHEVEVAWPDQGGHVLGKRIPARRFLGHVAAGGFTFCDAALAWNLVGEVVDDARLSNASTGYPDAFAVPDLSTARPLPWRKRTIQVIADVVDHHGQPVRTSPREVLRRVVGRLAELGFSARVGVELEFFLLQADGTLPPQLLQCYSLEKANELDPALEQIVDTVHGFVPLEGVHTEYAPAQVELNLHHAEAVTAADDAFRLRYAVREAARRAGQLATFMAKPFSEWSGSSQHLHVSLWRDGKPAFASDDLVEPAAARHAIGGLLAHLPGITVFGAPTVNSYKRYTVASFAPTTASWSGDNRTGAVRSLIEAPEATRIELRTPAADANPYWAVAAALAAVVAGLESAAEPPSRRAGDLYAGGGPPLPATLGEAVDAARADSRIAEILGEDAVHDFLVLAESEWSAYSREVTQWERDRYLRNR; this is encoded by the coding sequence ATGACCACCTTTGCGGAGCCCCAGGTCGCAGGCGGGGAGCTCGCGACGGACTACCTGGACGTCCCTCTCGAGCAGGCCATCGACCGCGGCTGGGTCCACGAGGTGGAGGTCGCCTGGCCGGACCAGGGCGGTCACGTGCTCGGCAAGCGGATCCCGGCGCGTCGCTTCCTCGGTCACGTCGCGGCCGGCGGCTTCACCTTCTGTGACGCCGCCCTCGCGTGGAATCTGGTCGGGGAGGTGGTGGACGACGCGCGCCTGAGCAACGCCTCGACGGGATATCCGGACGCCTTCGCGGTTCCTGACCTGTCCACGGCCAGACCGCTTCCCTGGCGGAAGCGGACCATCCAGGTGATCGCTGATGTCGTCGACCACCACGGGCAGCCGGTGCGCACGTCTCCGCGCGAGGTGCTGCGCCGGGTGGTCGGTCGGCTGGCCGAACTGGGCTTCTCCGCGCGCGTCGGCGTCGAGCTGGAGTTCTTCCTGCTCCAGGCCGACGGGACGCTGCCGCCCCAGCTGCTGCAGTGCTACTCCCTGGAGAAGGCCAACGAGCTCGATCCCGCGCTCGAGCAGATCGTCGACACGGTCCACGGCTTCGTCCCGCTCGAGGGTGTGCACACCGAATACGCCCCCGCGCAGGTCGAGCTCAACCTGCATCACGCGGAGGCGGTGACCGCGGCCGACGACGCCTTCCGGCTCCGGTACGCCGTCCGGGAGGCAGCGCGCCGTGCCGGCCAGCTGGCCACGTTCATGGCGAAGCCGTTCTCCGAGTGGTCGGGGTCGTCCCAGCACCTGCACGTGTCGTTGTGGCGGGACGGCAAGCCGGCGTTCGCTTCTGACGACCTCGTCGAGCCGGCGGCGGCGAGGCACGCTATCGGTGGCCTGCTCGCTCACCTGCCCGGCATCACCGTGTTCGGCGCGCCCACGGTCAACTCCTACAAGCGCTACACGGTGGCGTCCTTCGCACCCACGACAGCGAGCTGGAGCGGTGACAACAGAACGGGTGCGGTCCGCTCGCTCATCGAAGCCCCTGAGGCGACGCGTATCGAGCTGCGTACCCCGGCCGCGGACGCGAACCCGTACTGGGCCGTCGCCGCTGCTCTGGCCGCGGTCGTGGCCGGGCTCGAGAGCGCCGCCGAGCCCCCGTCGCGTCGGGCGGGCGACCTGTACGCCGGCGGGGGTCCGCCTCTCCCGGCGACGCTGGGTGAGGCGGTCGACGCCGCCCGTGCGGACTCGCGCATCGCGGAGATCCTGGGCGAGGACGCGGTTCACGACTTCCTCGTGCTCGCTGAGTCGGAGTGGAGCGCGTACAGCCGGGAGGTGACGCAATGGGAGCGCGACAGGTACTTGCGCAACCGGTGA